The DNA window TGGCCGACATGGGGGTTTCGCTCAAACTGAGTTTGCCCAAGGGCTTTGAAACCGAGGTGATTGCGGCAACGTCGCTGCATGAAGATGTGGTGGACGACCGTCGGCGGGAACAGCTGGAGGCCGATTTCTTCTGGCGCCTGCGCTGGACTTACTGAGCGGGCTGGCCGTCCGTTTGCACGGCGGCCTCAATCCAGATCGCGCTGCTCTGCCTGCTGCAGCATTTTTTCCAGCACTTGATCGAGGGCCGTCAGCTCTTTCTCACTGAGACCGCCGACCTGTTGTTTGTGCAGTGCCATAATGCCCTCCATCGCCAGCTCGACCAGGGATTTACCGGCATCGGTCAGGGCCACTAACAGGCTGCGGCCATCATTGGGGTTTGGCGGGCGGCTGATTAATCCCCGTTCCTGCAAACGGTAAAGGACCTTGGTGAGCCCGCCGGAGCTGATCAACAGCGCCCGGCATAGCTCGGTCGGACTCACAATATGAGGGGCTGTCTGACGCCGCAGGGCGGCCAGCACGTCGAATTCGGCGGACAGCAGGTTGGCGTCCTGCAGGGTTTTCGCCGCCTCCCGGTGAATAAGGTCGCTGAGTCGCACCAGGCGCAGCAGAGCGGGATTGGCAACGGCATAGACTTCCGGCCAGTTGTCGCGTTGTTGCTGGCGCAGCTCTTCTATGCTGATTCGGCGATCGTCCAAGGGGTATCCTCCAAATGGTTACGGCGGGATTTTATCTTGCTGGAAAGATAAAATCCATCTATAGTTGCTGACCTTGCATGCCGTTTTTTCAGGTCAGTTCCTATGCCCTCAACCCGCCTGGCCGCCACCCTGGCCCTGGTTTTTGCGCTCTCTCCGCTGGCGATCGACCTCTATTTGCCCACCTTTCCAGCCATTGCTGTTACGTTGGCTGTGCCCATTCAGGATGTGGCCATCACTATCAGCGTTTATATCCTGGGCCTGAGCGTTGGCCAGTTTGTTGGCGGACCGGTGAGTGACTATCGGGGGCGTCGGCCGGTGTTGTTTTTTGGTCTGCTGGTATTTTGCATTGCCAGCCTGTCGCTGGCGGTGACGACTTCCATCGAAATGTTTTGGCTGTCCCGGTTTGTCCAGGCCTTTGGCGGCGGCTGCGCCTCAGTGGTGGTACCCGCGATGATTCGCGATCGCACCGAGGGGCAGGAAACG is part of the Spongiibacter taiwanensis genome and encodes:
- a CDS encoding MarR family winged helix-turn-helix transcriptional regulator codes for the protein MDDRRISIEELRQQQRDNWPEVYAVANPALLRLVRLSDLIHREAAKTLQDANLLSAEFDVLAALRRQTAPHIVSPTELCRALLISSGGLTKVLYRLQERGLISRPPNPNDGRSLLVALTDAGKSLVELAMEGIMALHKQQVGGLSEKELTALDQVLEKMLQQAEQRDLD